Proteins from one Parasteatoda tepidariorum isolate YZ-2023 chromosome 4, CAS_Ptep_4.0, whole genome shotgun sequence genomic window:
- the LOC107449010 gene encoding ubiquitin carboxyl-terminal hydrolase 11 isoform X3 yields the protein MDYFGCSNTATDNQTDLNSILISMNDMKAESMNSDMLCCDTELLNEKDISSDLTNLDNLDILNDGTDVFPNANAIMDCLNQSPEPFELPAIDTDESVLPVFGPYTEFESSTNYQADVLDPNAVPGVCGLRNLGNTCFMNAGLQCLLNNKTFKTYFGEANIDNFSEGTLSLKFAETMKKAWSGNYSSIHLGEFKDCFGSMYNQFRNFRQHDCQEFLALLLDTMHEELNTATKCKVKKKIDIAPTNNTIPNSSLDPTTSVKLELKLDCEKDMEVCDTKEEEECKGKDNEPDAAIKCEVYSPNPVEMCEVAMDVDSAANNTIPATNVTSSVKVKIETETSSSVYDRNTEKMADLLINNKLDTILNKNELDISSSNEHQSNCDSKRNSIKKNSIKNVNDVNENNLEKNELASKLNSVHKIPSIEDFVKDTKTLNTNVLVSDETNNLFKFDSEKFPKHDSNRLQETVDNLGQMVDLGTKQGGIKRVKITNIIHEKHGILEQSSDQFSSCSTLHKRQKIENIDANLDSPIPEQDETVDIEQLPCDEYSESSSQSSELYPLNSECQELLVAEEVRRAYSDWDQYKSLNQSIVVDTFHGQFRSSVVCSQCSHNSITYEPFMYLPVFLPHTLERQIVITFVQNNGAPPVCYLVNVNKFDRIHKIREALQILLDVPAEEIILAECFENHISRFLDENQSIRRVNDSTRSVYAFEVGKICEENSDPMKSTNAEDIGSLCAEDKHFNKSNMTTKLSDDSLLKNSIDEDIFETFDPSQIRSTSPNEKRDNILLTTEFLENSSSEFTHGSTQNENCPLGPIQFHTCAICLEELPNYKLSFHPSCECILCNSCIEVSCKHYGGATFICPVCSSPVAPAEDFMPLTKIGETQYKISTIPIPIVMRHDIFEEGVLKQKVLIGHPCLLKLPSSLPASKLYEHVDRAIPFLSTYSLLLVDGQGKNCSRCLYNKHCSGCEITRIGDIKLHPGDNIAVRYVDLTAENIASASYAVEHKSMQQTRHKSELDIYDCLEYFSERESLDADSPWFCPVCRRNQQATKSLSVWKFPQVLIIYLKRFVFHDFMSIKVEDKVSYPLEGLDLSSFSSGPFSEDLMYDLQSCVCHFGGVSAGHYTSYSKHATSNEWYYYNDENVKKEAPNTEECVNEYIFFYQKR from the exons atgGACTATTTTGGTTGCTCTAACACAGCAACAGACAACCAAACAGATctcaattctattttaatatcaatgaatGACATGAAAGCCGAATCAATGAATTCTGATATGCTatg cTGTGATACTgaactattaaatgaaaaagatatttcttcTGATTTGACTAATCTGGATAATTTAGACATACTTAATGATGGAACTGATGTGTTTCCAAATGCAAATGCAATTATGGATTGCCTAAATCAATCTCCTGAGCCTTTTGAATTGCCAGCTATCGACACAGATGAATCgg ttcTTCCAGTATTTGGACCATACACTGAATTTGAGTCTTCAACTAATTATCAAGCAGATGTCTTAG atccaAATGCTGTGCCCGGAGTATGTGGCCTTCGAAATCTTGGAAATACTTGTTTTATGAATGCGGGCTTACAATGTCTTCTTAACAACAAGACCTTCAAAACGTATTTTGGTGAAgcaaatattgataatttttctgaaggcactttatccttaaaatttgctgaaacaatgaaaaaagcttGGAGTGGAAATTACTCATCTATACATCTAGGTGAATTCAAAGATTGTTTTGGATCTATGTATAACCAGTTTAGAAATTTTCGCCAG cacgATTGTCAagaatttttagcattattacTTGACACCATGCATGAAGAATTAAACACAGCTACCAAAtgcaaagtaaagaaaaaaatagatattgcaCCTACAAATAACACAATACCTAATAGTAGTTTAGACCCTACCACCTCTGTGAAGCTTGAGCTTAAGTTAGATTGTGAAAAAGATATGGAAGTCTGCGACACTAAGGAAGAAGAAGAATGTAAAGGTAAAGATAATGAGCCAGATGCAGCCATTAAATGTGAAGTTTATTCTCCTAATCCCGTTGAAATGTGTGAAGTTGCCATGGATGTAGATTCTGCAGCAAATAATACTATACCTGCTACTAATGTAACCAGTtctgtaaaagtaaaaatagaaactGAAACTAGCTCTTCGGTATATGACAGGAACACTGAAAAAATGGCAGATCTTCTTATTAACAACAAACTTGACACCATCctgaataaaaatgaacttgATATTTCAAGCAGCAATGAGCATCAAAGTAACTGTGACTCTAAAAGAAACTCTATTAAGaagaattctataaaaaatgtaaatgatgttaatgagaataatttagaaaaaaatgaattagctTCAAAACTGAATTCTGTCCATAAAATTCCTAGTATTGAAGATTTTGTTAAAGATACTAAAACTCTGAATACCAATGTTCTGGTTTCAGATGAGACAAACAATTTGTTCAAATTTGACAGTGAGAAGTTTCCAAAGCATGACTCTAATCGCTTACAAGAAACTGTTGATAATCTTGGACAAATGGTAGATTTAGGCACAAAACAAGGTGGTATCAAACGAGTGAAGATTACAAACATTATCCATGAGAAGCATGGTATACTTGAACAAAGCTCTGATCAATTTTCTTCTTGCTCTACTCTTCACAAGCGGCAGAAAATAGAGAACATAGATGCCAACCTAGATTCACCAATACCAGAACAAGATGAGACTGTAGATATAGAACAGTTACCCTGTGATGAATATTCTGAGAGTTCAAGCCAATCTAGTGAATTATACCCTCTGAATTCTGAATGCCAAGAACTGTTGGTAGCTGAAGAAGTACGTAGAGCTTATAGTGATTGGGATCAGtacaaatctttgaatcaatcCATTGTTGTTGATACTTTTCATGGGCAGTTTCGTAGTTCC gttgTCTGTTCCCAGTGCTCTCATAATTCAATAACATATGAACCTTTTATGTATCTTCCAGTATTTCTTCCTCACACTTTAGAGAGACAAATAG TTATtacttttgttcaaaataatggTGCTCCTCCTGTTTGTTATCTTGTTAATGTCAACAAGTTTGACCGAATACACAAGATTAGAGAGGCTCTCCAGATACTTCTGGATGTTCCAGCTGAAGAGATAATACTGGCTGAATGTTTTGAGAACCATATATCCAGGTTTctt GATGAGAATCAGTCTATACGTCGAGTAAACGATTCCACTAGATCTGTGTATGCCTTTGAAGTTGGAAAAATATGTGAAGAAAATTCTGACCCTATGAAATCTACTAACGCAGAAGATATAGGTAGCTTATGTGCTGAAGATAAGCATTTCAACAAGTCAAATATGACTACTAAATTATCTGACGatagtttattgaaaaattcaattgatgaggacatatttgaaacttttgatCCTTCACAAATTAGAAGTACCAGTCCAAATGAAAAAAGagataatattcttttaacaaCAGAGTTCCTAGAAAATAGTTCGTCTGAATTTACGCATGGTAGCACTCAAAATGAAAACTGTCCTTTAGGTCCCATTCAATTTCATACTTGTGCCATTTGCCTAGAAGAGCTTCCAAATTATAAACTGTCTTTTCACCCAAGCTGTGAGTGTATTCTGTGTAACAGTTGTATAGaa GTATCTTGTAAACATTATGGTGGTGCTACTTTTATCTGTcca GTTTGTAGTTCACCTGTTGCTCCTGCTGAAGACTTTATGCCACTAACTAAAATAGGTGAAACTCAGTACAAAATAAG TACAATTCCTATACCAATTGTCATGCGACatgatatttttgaagaaggtgttttgaaacaaaaagtacTGATTGGCCACCCGTGTCTGCTCAAATTACCTTCATCTTTACCAGCCTCTAAATTGTATGAGCATGTAGATAGAGCTATTCCTTTTTTGTCAACCTATTCACTATTATTAGTTGATGGGCAG GGTAAAAATTGCTCACGCTGCTTGTATAATAAGCATTGTTCTGGTTGTGAAATTACTCGAATCGGTGATATCAAACTGCATCCTGGTGATAATATTGCTGTTAGGTATGTCGATCTCACTGCTGAAAATATAGCTTCTGCATCATATGCTGTAGAGCACAAGTCAATGCAACAGACTCGACATAAATCCGAACTTGATATTTATGACTGCCTAGAATATTTCAGtgaaag gGAGAGTCTAGATGCAGATAGTCCATGGTTCTGTCCCGTTTGCCGTCGAAATCAACAAGCCACCAAATCCTTATCTGTATGGAAGTTTCCTCAGGtgctaattatttatcttaaacg TTTTGTCTTTCATGATTTTATGAGCATCAAAGTTGAAGATAAGGTCTCATATCCATTAGAAGGTTTAGATTTATCCTCGTTCTCATCTGGACCATTTTCTGAAGATCTCATGTATGATTTGCAATCTTGTGTGTGCCACTTTGGTg GTGTTAGTGCTGGTCATTACACTTCTTACTCAAAACATGCTACAAGTAATGAATGGTACTATTATAATGATgagaatgttaaaaaagaagCTCCAAATACAGAAGAGTGtgttaatgaatatattttcttctatcAGAAAAG
- the LOC107449010 gene encoding ubiquitin carboxyl-terminal hydrolase 11 isoform X1, which yields MRVSIISQRKKVNKSKKGMDYFGCSNTATDNQTDLNSILISMNDMKAESMNSDMLCCDTELLNEKDISSDLTNLDNLDILNDGTDVFPNANAIMDCLNQSPEPFELPAIDTDESVLPVFGPYTEFESSTNYQADVLDPNAVPGVCGLRNLGNTCFMNAGLQCLLNNKTFKTYFGEANIDNFSEGTLSLKFAETMKKAWSGNYSSIHLGEFKDCFGSMYNQFRNFRQHDCQEFLALLLDTMHEELNTATKCKVKKKIDIAPTNNTIPNSSLDPTTSVKLELKLDCEKDMEVCDTKEEEECKGKDNEPDAAIKCEVYSPNPVEMCEVAMDVDSAANNTIPATNVTSSVKVKIETETSSSVYDRNTEKMADLLINNKLDTILNKNELDISSSNEHQSNCDSKRNSIKKNSIKNVNDVNENNLEKNELASKLNSVHKIPSIEDFVKDTKTLNTNVLVSDETNNLFKFDSEKFPKHDSNRLQETVDNLGQMVDLGTKQGGIKRVKITNIIHEKHGILEQSSDQFSSCSTLHKRQKIENIDANLDSPIPEQDETVDIEQLPCDEYSESSSQSSELYPLNSECQELLVAEEVRRAYSDWDQYKSLNQSIVVDTFHGQFRSSVVCSQCSHNSITYEPFMYLPVFLPHTLERQIVITFVQNNGAPPVCYLVNVNKFDRIHKIREALQILLDVPAEEIILAECFENHISRFLDENQSIRRVNDSTRSVYAFEVGKICEENSDPMKSTNAEDIGSLCAEDKHFNKSNMTTKLSDDSLLKNSIDEDIFETFDPSQIRSTSPNEKRDNILLTTEFLENSSSEFTHGSTQNENCPLGPIQFHTCAICLEELPNYKLSFHPSCECILCNSCIEVSCKHYGGATFICPVCSSPVAPAEDFMPLTKIGETQYKISTIPIPIVMRHDIFEEGVLKQKVLIGHPCLLKLPSSLPASKLYEHVDRAIPFLSTYSLLLVDGQGKNCSRCLYNKHCSGCEITRIGDIKLHPGDNIAVRYVDLTAENIASASYAVEHKSMQQTRHKSELDIYDCLEYFSERESLDADSPWFCPVCRRNQQATKSLSVWKFPQVLIIYLKRFVFHDFMSIKVEDKVSYPLEGLDLSSFSSGPFSEDLMYDLQSCVCHFGGVSAGHYTSYSKHATSNEWYYYNDENVKKEAPNTEECVNEYIFFYQKR from the exons ATGAGAGTTAGCATaatttctcaaagaaaaaaagttaataaaagtaaaaaag gtatgGACTATTTTGGTTGCTCTAACACAGCAACAGACAACCAAACAGATctcaattctattttaatatcaatgaatGACATGAAAGCCGAATCAATGAATTCTGATATGCTatg cTGTGATACTgaactattaaatgaaaaagatatttcttcTGATTTGACTAATCTGGATAATTTAGACATACTTAATGATGGAACTGATGTGTTTCCAAATGCAAATGCAATTATGGATTGCCTAAATCAATCTCCTGAGCCTTTTGAATTGCCAGCTATCGACACAGATGAATCgg ttcTTCCAGTATTTGGACCATACACTGAATTTGAGTCTTCAACTAATTATCAAGCAGATGTCTTAG atccaAATGCTGTGCCCGGAGTATGTGGCCTTCGAAATCTTGGAAATACTTGTTTTATGAATGCGGGCTTACAATGTCTTCTTAACAACAAGACCTTCAAAACGTATTTTGGTGAAgcaaatattgataatttttctgaaggcactttatccttaaaatttgctgaaacaatgaaaaaagcttGGAGTGGAAATTACTCATCTATACATCTAGGTGAATTCAAAGATTGTTTTGGATCTATGTATAACCAGTTTAGAAATTTTCGCCAG cacgATTGTCAagaatttttagcattattacTTGACACCATGCATGAAGAATTAAACACAGCTACCAAAtgcaaagtaaagaaaaaaatagatattgcaCCTACAAATAACACAATACCTAATAGTAGTTTAGACCCTACCACCTCTGTGAAGCTTGAGCTTAAGTTAGATTGTGAAAAAGATATGGAAGTCTGCGACACTAAGGAAGAAGAAGAATGTAAAGGTAAAGATAATGAGCCAGATGCAGCCATTAAATGTGAAGTTTATTCTCCTAATCCCGTTGAAATGTGTGAAGTTGCCATGGATGTAGATTCTGCAGCAAATAATACTATACCTGCTACTAATGTAACCAGTtctgtaaaagtaaaaatagaaactGAAACTAGCTCTTCGGTATATGACAGGAACACTGAAAAAATGGCAGATCTTCTTATTAACAACAAACTTGACACCATCctgaataaaaatgaacttgATATTTCAAGCAGCAATGAGCATCAAAGTAACTGTGACTCTAAAAGAAACTCTATTAAGaagaattctataaaaaatgtaaatgatgttaatgagaataatttagaaaaaaatgaattagctTCAAAACTGAATTCTGTCCATAAAATTCCTAGTATTGAAGATTTTGTTAAAGATACTAAAACTCTGAATACCAATGTTCTGGTTTCAGATGAGACAAACAATTTGTTCAAATTTGACAGTGAGAAGTTTCCAAAGCATGACTCTAATCGCTTACAAGAAACTGTTGATAATCTTGGACAAATGGTAGATTTAGGCACAAAACAAGGTGGTATCAAACGAGTGAAGATTACAAACATTATCCATGAGAAGCATGGTATACTTGAACAAAGCTCTGATCAATTTTCTTCTTGCTCTACTCTTCACAAGCGGCAGAAAATAGAGAACATAGATGCCAACCTAGATTCACCAATACCAGAACAAGATGAGACTGTAGATATAGAACAGTTACCCTGTGATGAATATTCTGAGAGTTCAAGCCAATCTAGTGAATTATACCCTCTGAATTCTGAATGCCAAGAACTGTTGGTAGCTGAAGAAGTACGTAGAGCTTATAGTGATTGGGATCAGtacaaatctttgaatcaatcCATTGTTGTTGATACTTTTCATGGGCAGTTTCGTAGTTCC gttgTCTGTTCCCAGTGCTCTCATAATTCAATAACATATGAACCTTTTATGTATCTTCCAGTATTTCTTCCTCACACTTTAGAGAGACAAATAG TTATtacttttgttcaaaataatggTGCTCCTCCTGTTTGTTATCTTGTTAATGTCAACAAGTTTGACCGAATACACAAGATTAGAGAGGCTCTCCAGATACTTCTGGATGTTCCAGCTGAAGAGATAATACTGGCTGAATGTTTTGAGAACCATATATCCAGGTTTctt GATGAGAATCAGTCTATACGTCGAGTAAACGATTCCACTAGATCTGTGTATGCCTTTGAAGTTGGAAAAATATGTGAAGAAAATTCTGACCCTATGAAATCTACTAACGCAGAAGATATAGGTAGCTTATGTGCTGAAGATAAGCATTTCAACAAGTCAAATATGACTACTAAATTATCTGACGatagtttattgaaaaattcaattgatgaggacatatttgaaacttttgatCCTTCACAAATTAGAAGTACCAGTCCAAATGAAAAAAGagataatattcttttaacaaCAGAGTTCCTAGAAAATAGTTCGTCTGAATTTACGCATGGTAGCACTCAAAATGAAAACTGTCCTTTAGGTCCCATTCAATTTCATACTTGTGCCATTTGCCTAGAAGAGCTTCCAAATTATAAACTGTCTTTTCACCCAAGCTGTGAGTGTATTCTGTGTAACAGTTGTATAGaa GTATCTTGTAAACATTATGGTGGTGCTACTTTTATCTGTcca GTTTGTAGTTCACCTGTTGCTCCTGCTGAAGACTTTATGCCACTAACTAAAATAGGTGAAACTCAGTACAAAATAAG TACAATTCCTATACCAATTGTCATGCGACatgatatttttgaagaaggtgttttgaaacaaaaagtacTGATTGGCCACCCGTGTCTGCTCAAATTACCTTCATCTTTACCAGCCTCTAAATTGTATGAGCATGTAGATAGAGCTATTCCTTTTTTGTCAACCTATTCACTATTATTAGTTGATGGGCAG GGTAAAAATTGCTCACGCTGCTTGTATAATAAGCATTGTTCTGGTTGTGAAATTACTCGAATCGGTGATATCAAACTGCATCCTGGTGATAATATTGCTGTTAGGTATGTCGATCTCACTGCTGAAAATATAGCTTCTGCATCATATGCTGTAGAGCACAAGTCAATGCAACAGACTCGACATAAATCCGAACTTGATATTTATGACTGCCTAGAATATTTCAGtgaaag gGAGAGTCTAGATGCAGATAGTCCATGGTTCTGTCCCGTTTGCCGTCGAAATCAACAAGCCACCAAATCCTTATCTGTATGGAAGTTTCCTCAGGtgctaattatttatcttaaacg TTTTGTCTTTCATGATTTTATGAGCATCAAAGTTGAAGATAAGGTCTCATATCCATTAGAAGGTTTAGATTTATCCTCGTTCTCATCTGGACCATTTTCTGAAGATCTCATGTATGATTTGCAATCTTGTGTGTGCCACTTTGGTg GTGTTAGTGCTGGTCATTACACTTCTTACTCAAAACATGCTACAAGTAATGAATGGTACTATTATAATGATgagaatgttaaaaaagaagCTCCAAATACAGAAGAGTGtgttaatgaatatattttcttctatcAGAAAAG
- the LOC107449010 gene encoding ubiquitin carboxyl-terminal hydrolase 11 isoform X2, producing the protein MRVSIISQRKKVNKSKKGMDYFGCSNTATDNQTDLNSILISMNDMKAESMNSDMLCCDTELLNEKDISSDLTNLDNLDILNDGTDVFPNANAIMDCLNQSPEPFELPAIDTDESVLPVFGPYTEFESSTNYQADVLDPNAVPGVCGLRNLGNTCFMNAGLQCLLNNKTFKTYFGEANIDNFSEGTLSLKFAETMKKAWSGNYSSIHLGEFKDCFGSMYNQFRNFRQHDCQEFLALLLDTMHEELNTATKCKVKKKIDIAPTNNTIPNSSLDPTTSVKLELKLDCEKDMEVCDTKEEEECKGKDNEPDAAIKCEVYSPNPVEMCEVAMDVDSAANNTIPATNVTSSVKVKIETETSSSVYDRNTEKMADLLINNKLDTILNKNELDISSSNEHQSNCDSKRNSIKKNSIKNVNDVNENNLEKNELASKLNSVHKIPSIEDFVKDTKTLNTNVLVSDETNNLFKFDSEKFPKHDSNRLQETVDNLGQMVDLGTKQGGIKRVKITNIIHEKHGILEQSSDQFSSCSTLHKRQKIENIDANLDSPIPEQDETVDIEQLPCDEYSESSSQSSELYPLNSECQELLVAEEVRRAYSDWDQYKSLNQSIVVDTFHGQFRSSVVCSQCSHNSITYEPFMYLPVFLPHTLERQIVITFVQNNGAPPVCYLVNVNKFDRIHKIREALQILLDVPAEEIILAECFENHISRFLDENQSIRRVNDSTRSVYAFEVGKICEENSDPMKSTNAEDIGSLCAEDKHFNKSNMTTKLSDDSLLKNSIDEDIFETFDPSQIRSTSPNEKRDNILLTTEFLENSSSEFTHGSTQNENCPLGPIQFHTCAICLEELPNYKLSFHPSCECILCNSCIEVSCKHYGGATFICPVCSSPVAPAEDFMPLTKIGETQYKISTIPIPIVMRHDIFEEGVLKQKVLIGHPCLLKLPSSLPASKLYEHVDRAIPFLSTYSLLLVDGQGKNCSRCLYNKHCSGCEITRIGDIKLHPGDNIAVRYVDLTAENIASASYAVEHKSMQQTRHKSELDIYDCLEYFSERESLDADSPWFCPVCRRNQQATKSLSVWKFPQVLIIYLKRFVFHDFMSIKVEDKVSYPLEGLDLSSFSSGPFSEDLMYDLQSCVCHFGGVSAGHYTSYSKHATSNEWYYYNDENVKKEAPNTEECVNEYIFFYQKR; encoded by the exons ATGAGAGTTAGCATaatttctcaaagaaaaaaagttaataaaagtaaaaaag gtatgGACTATTTTGGTTGCTCTAACACAGCAACAGACAACCAAACAGATctcaattctattttaatatcaatgaatGACATGAAAGCCGAATCAATGAATTCTGATATGCTatg cTGTGATACTgaactattaaatgaaaaagatatttcttcTGATTTGACTAATCTGGATAATTTAGACATACTTAATGATGGAACTGATGTGTTTCCAAATGCAAATGCAATTATGGATTGCCTAAATCAATCTCCTGAGCCTTTTGAATTGCCAGCTATCGACACAGATGAATCgg ttcTTCCAGTATTTGGACCATACACTGAATTTGAGTCTTCAACTAATTATCAAGCAGATGTCTTAG atccaAATGCTGTGCCCGGAGTATGTGGCCTTCGAAATCTTGGAAATACTTGTTTTATGAATGCGGGCTTACAATGTCTTCTTAACAACAAGACCTTCAAAACGTATTTTGGTGAAgcaaatattgataatttttctgaaggcactttatccttaaaatttgctgaaacaatgaaaaaagcttGGAGTGGAAATTACTCATCTATACATCTAGGTGAATTCAAAGATTGTTTTGGATCTATGTATAACCAGTTTAGAAATTTTCGCCAG cacgATTGTCAagaatttttagcattattacTTGACACCATGCATGAAGAATTAAACACAGCTACCAAAtgcaaagtaaagaaaaaaatagatattgcaCCTACAAATAACACAATACCTAATAGTAGTTTAGACCCTACCACCTCTGTGAAGCTTGAGCTTAAGTTAGATTGTGAAAAAGATATGGAAGTCTGCGACACTAAGGAAGAAGAAGAATGTAAAGGTAAAGATAATGAGCCAGATGCAGCCATTAAATGTGAAGTTTATTCTCCTAATCCCGTTGAAATGTGTGAAGTTGCCATGGATGTAGATTCTGCAGCAAATAATACTATACCTGCTACTAATGTAACCAGTtctgtaaaagtaaaaatagaaactGAAACTAGCTCTTCGGTATATGACAGGAACACTGAAAAAATGGCAGATCTTCTTATTAACAACAAACTTGACACCATCctgaataaaaatgaacttgATATTTCAAGCAGCAATGAGCATCAAAGTAACTGTGACTCTAAAAGAAACTCTATTAAGaagaattctataaaaaatgtaaatgatgttaatgagaataatttagaaaaaaatgaattagctTCAAAACTGAATTCTGTCCATAAAATTCCTAGTATTGAAGATTTTGTTAAAGATACTAAAACTCTGAATACCAATGTTCTGGTTTCAGATGAGACAAACAATTTGTTCAAATTTGACAGTGAGAAGTTTCCAAAGCATGACTCTAATCGCTTACAAGAAACTGTTGATAATCTTGGACAAATGGTAGATTTAGGCACAAAACAAGGTGGTATCAAACGAGTGAAGATTACAAACATTATCCATGAGAAGCATGGTATACTTGAACAAAGCTCTGATCAATTTTCTTCTTGCTCTACTCTTCACAAGCGGCAGAAAATAGAGAACATAGATGCCAACCTAGATTCACCAATACCAGAACAAGATGAGACTGTAGATATAGAACAGTTACCCTGTGATGAATATTCTGAGAGTTCAAGCCAATCTAGTGAATTATACCCTCTGAATTCTGAATGCCAAGAACTGTTGGTAGCTGAAGAAGTACGTAGAGCTTATAGTGATTGGGATCAGtacaaatctttgaatcaatcCATTGTTGTTGATACTTTTCATGGGCAGTTTCGTAGTTCC gttgTCTGTTCCCAGTGCTCTCATAATTCAATAACATATGAACCTTTTATGTATCTTCCAGTATTTCTTCCTCACACTTTAGAGAGACAAATAG TTATtacttttgttcaaaataatggTGCTCCTCCTGTTTGTTATCTTGTTAATGTCAACAAGTTTGACCGAATACACAAGATTAGAGAGGCTCTCCAGATACTTCTGGATGTTCCAGCTGAAGAGATAATACTGGCTGAATGTTTTGAGAACCATATATCCAGGTTTctt GATGAGAATCAGTCTATACGTCGAGTAAACGATTCCACTAGATCTGTGTATGCCTTTGAAGTTGGAAAAATATGTGAAGAAAATTCTGACCCTATGAAATCTACTAACGCAGAAGATATAGGTAGCTTATGTGCTGAAGATAAGCATTTCAACAAGTCAAATATGACTACTAAATTATCTGACGatagtttattgaaaaattcaattgatgaggacatatttgaaacttttgatCCTTCACAAATTAGAAGTACCAGTCCAAATGAAAAAAGagataatattcttttaacaaCAGAGTTCCTAGAAAATAGTTCGTCTGAATTTACGCATGGTAGCACTCAAAATGAAAACTGTCCTTTAGGTCCCATTCAATTTCATACTTGTGCCATTTGCCTAGAAGAGCTTCCAAATTATAAACTGTCTTTTCACCCAAGCTGTGAGTGTATTCTGTGTAACAGTTGTATAGaa GTATCTTGTAAACATTATGGTGGTGCTACTTTTATCTGTcca GTTTGTAGTTCACCTGTTGCTCCTGCTGAAGACTTTATGCCACTAACTAAAATAGGTGAAACTCAGTACAAAATAAG TACAATTCCTATACCAATTGTCATGCGACatgatatttttgaagaaggtgttttgaaacaaaaagtacTGATTGGCCACCCGTGTCTGCTCAAATTACCTTCATCTTTACCAGCCTCTAAATTGTATGAGCATGTAGATAGAGCTATTCCTTTTTTGTCAACCTATTCACTATTATTAGTTGATGGGCAG GGTAAAAATTGCTCACGCTGCTTGTATAATAAGCATTGTTCTGGTTGTGAAATTACTCGAATCGGTGATATCAAACTGCATCCTGGTGATAATATTGCTGTTAGGTATGTCGATCTCACTGCTGAAAATATAGCTTCTGCATCATATGCTGTAGAGCACAAGTCAATGCAACAGACTCGACATAAATCCGAACTTGATATTTATGACTGCCTAGAATATTTCAGtgaaag gGAGAGTCTAGATGCAGATAGTCCATGGTTCTGTCCCGTTTGCCGTCGAAATCAACAAGCCACCAAATCCTTATCTGTATGGAAGTTTCCTCAGGtgctaattatttatcttaaacg TTTTGTCTTTCATGATTTTATGAGCATCAAAGTTGAAGATAAGGTCTCATATCCATTAGAAGGTTTAGATTTATCCTCGTTCTCATCTGGACCATTTTCTGAAGATCTCATGTATGATTTGCAATCTTGTGTGTGCCACTTTGGTg GTGTTAGTGCTGGTCATTACACTTCTTACTCAAAACATGCTACAAGTAATGAATGGTACTATTATAATGATgagaatgttaaaaaagaagCTCCAAATACAGAAGAGTGtgttaatgaatatattttcttctatcAGAAAAGGTAA